One genomic segment of Oncorhynchus kisutch isolate 150728-3 linkage group LG15, Okis_V2, whole genome shotgun sequence includes these proteins:
- the LOC109880544 gene encoding vesicular integral-membrane protein VIP36 isoform X2 produces MVSFIGRVSKMRGFCTFISRPLLFLLLRFTLVQCDITDGNAEHLKREHSLMKPYQGVGSSPSSQWDFWGSTLVTSSYVRLTPDERSRQGSIWNTVPVYLKDWEMHVQYKIHGSGKKNLHGDGIAIWYTKERLHPGPVFGNQDHFVGLALFVDTFRNDLHGMDRSFPYIYAIVNNGSLPYDHGNDGRNSELGGCSSEIRNKDHDTYLAIRYSKGRLTVMIDIDDKNEWKECIDIGGVRLPTGYYFGASAATGDLSDNHDIISMKMYQLMVEHTPDEDSLDWTKIEPSVSLLKSPKDNIDDPTGNFRSTPLTGWKVFLLLLCALLGIVVCGVVGAVVFQKRQERNRRFY; encoded by the exons ATGGTGTCTTTCATAGGCCGAGTGAGCAAAATGAGAGGTTTTTGTACATTTATCAGCAGACCACTGCTTTTCCTATTACTTCGCTTTACTCTAGTGCAATGCGATATAACAGACGGCAATGCAGAGCACTTAAAGCGGGAGCATTCGCTCATGAAACCGTACCAGG GTGTTGGAAGCAGCCCATCCAGTCAGTGGGACTTCTGGGGGAGCACGCTAGTCACCAGCTCCTATGTGCGCCTGACACCTGATGAGAGAAGTAGACAGGGATCCATATGGAACACAGTG CCTGTTTATCTGAAAGACTGGGAGATGCACGTGCAGTACAAGATCCACGGGTCGGGGAAGAAGAATCTCCATGGTGACGGCATCGCCATCTGGTACACGAAGGAGAGACTTCATCCAG GCCCAGTCTTTGGAAACCAAGATCATTTTGTTGGCCTGGCTTTATTTGTGGATACCTTCCGCAATGATCTCCATGGGATGGAT CGTTCCTTCCCTTACATCTATGCCATTGTGAATAATGGTTCCCTGCCCTATGACCATGGGAATGATGGACGTAACTCTGAACTGGGAGGCTGCTCTTCTGAGATCAGGAACAAAGACCATGACACCTATCTGGCCATCCGTTATTCCAAGGGTAGACTCACG GTGATGATTGACATTGATGATAAGAATGAATGGAAAGAGTGCATTGACATCGGGGGTGTCCGCCTCCCCACGGGGTACTACTTTGGGGCTTCTGCTGCTACGGGAGATCTCTCTG ATAACCACGACATCATCTCTATGAAGATGTACCAGCTGATGGTGGAACACACACCTGATGAGGACAGTCTGGACTGGACCAAGATTGAGCCAAGCGTCAGCCTGCTGAAGTCCCCCAAAG ACAACATTGATGATCCTACTGGTAACTTCCGAAGCACGCCTCTTACTGGCTGGAAGGTCTTCCTGCTTCTGCTATGTGCTCTACTGGGAATTGTAGTTTGTGGTGTTGTAGGGGCTGTAGTCTTTCAGAAGCGCCAGGAAAGAAACAGGAGGTTTTACTGA
- the LOC109880544 gene encoding vesicular integral-membrane protein VIP36 isoform X1: MVSFIGRVSKMRGFCTFISRPLLFLLLRFTLVQCDITDGNAEHLKREHSLMKPYQGVGSSPSSQWDFWGSTLVTSSYVRLTPDERSRQGSIWNTVPVYLKDWEMHVQYKIHGSGKKNLHGDGIAIWYTKERLHPGSVFGSNAKFHGLALFIDTYHNDEAADRSFPYIYAIVNNGSLPYDHGNDGRNSELGGCSSEIRNKDHDTYLAIRYSKGRLTVMIDIDDKNEWKECIDIGGVRLPTGYYFGASAATGDLSDNHDIISMKMYQLMVEHTPDEDSLDWTKIEPSVSLLKSPKDNIDDPTGNFRSTPLTGWKVFLLLLCALLGIVVCGVVGAVVFQKRQERNRRFY, from the exons ATGGTGTCTTTCATAGGCCGAGTGAGCAAAATGAGAGGTTTTTGTACATTTATCAGCAGACCACTGCTTTTCCTATTACTTCGCTTTACTCTAGTGCAATGCGATATAACAGACGGCAATGCAGAGCACTTAAAGCGGGAGCATTCGCTCATGAAACCGTACCAGG GTGTTGGAAGCAGCCCATCCAGTCAGTGGGACTTCTGGGGGAGCACGCTAGTCACCAGCTCCTATGTGCGCCTGACACCTGATGAGAGAAGTAGACAGGGATCCATATGGAACACAGTG CCTGTTTATCTGAAAGACTGGGAGATGCACGTGCAGTACAAGATCCACGGGTCGGGGAAGAAGAATCTCCATGGTGACGGCATCGCCATCTGGTACACGAAGGAGAGACTTCATCCAG GGTCTGTGTTTGGCAGCAATGCTAAGTTCCACGGCCTCGCCCTTTTTATAGACACGTACCATAACGATGAGGCAGCTGAC CGTTCCTTCCCTTACATCTATGCCATTGTGAATAATGGTTCCCTGCCCTATGACCATGGGAATGATGGACGTAACTCTGAACTGGGAGGCTGCTCTTCTGAGATCAGGAACAAAGACCATGACACCTATCTGGCCATCCGTTATTCCAAGGGTAGACTCACG GTGATGATTGACATTGATGATAAGAATGAATGGAAAGAGTGCATTGACATCGGGGGTGTCCGCCTCCCCACGGGGTACTACTTTGGGGCTTCTGCTGCTACGGGAGATCTCTCTG ATAACCACGACATCATCTCTATGAAGATGTACCAGCTGATGGTGGAACACACACCTGATGAGGACAGTCTGGACTGGACCAAGATTGAGCCAAGCGTCAGCCTGCTGAAGTCCCCCAAAG ACAACATTGATGATCCTACTGGTAACTTCCGAAGCACGCCTCTTACTGGCTGGAAGGTCTTCCTGCTTCTGCTATGTGCTCTACTGGGAATTGTAGTTTGTGGTGTTGTAGGGGCTGTAGTCTTTCAGAAGCGCCAGGAAAGAAACAGGAGGTTTTACTGA